A single region of the Candidatus Melainabacteria bacterium RIFOXYA2_FULL_32_9 genome encodes:
- a CDS encoding 1-deoxy-D-xylulose-5-phosphate synthase: protein MRDAFTRNLKELFHKDENMFFITSDTGYKVLDEFQETFPDRYLNIGISEANMIGVAAGLALSGKKVFTYAIAPFITLRCFEQIRVNLCFQNLPVFLVGIGGGLTYGAGGATHHTIEDIAVLNSLPNMTIICPGDPVEVELAMQKMSEVQGPVYLRLGKSGEKVIHQQSPKFEIGKGIKVLQGNDVAIITTGNMLETGYTVCEMLTHQGLNPGLISMHTVKPIDKNLIEETAKQYKLIVTIEEHNVIGGLGSSVSDVITERDLNVRFKKFGIPDRYVDVVGSQEFLRAQFGLKPEQISADILNYLKGKVYEKAN from the coding sequence ATGAGAGACGCATTTACAAGAAATTTAAAAGAACTTTTTCATAAAGATGAAAACATGTTTTTTATAACTTCTGATACAGGATATAAGGTTCTTGATGAGTTTCAGGAGACTTTTCCTGATAGATATCTTAATATCGGAATATCAGAAGCTAATATGATTGGTGTTGCAGCAGGATTGGCATTAAGTGGAAAAAAAGTTTTCACATATGCTATAGCTCCATTTATTACGCTGAGATGTTTCGAGCAAATAAGAGTTAACTTATGCTTTCAAAACCTTCCGGTCTTTCTTGTTGGTATTGGAGGAGGTCTGACATATGGAGCGGGTGGTGCAACGCATCACACAATAGAAGATATTGCTGTTTTAAACAGTTTACCTAATATGACTATTATTTGCCCTGGCGATCCAGTTGAAGTTGAATTAGCAATGCAGAAAATGTCTGAAGTGCAGGGGCCTGTATATTTGCGTTTAGGTAAAAGTGGCGAGAAAGTTATACATCAGCAATCTCCAAAATTTGAAATCGGTAAAGGTATTAAGGTTTTACAGGGAAATGATGTTGCAATTATTACAACCGGTAATATGCTTGAAACAGGATATACGGTATGTGAAATGCTAACACATCAAGGATTAAATCCTGGCTTAATAAGCATGCATACTGTTAAGCCTATTGATAAAAATTTAATTGAAGAAACTGCCAAACAATATAAACTTATAGTTACTATAGAAGAGCATAATGTCATTGGTGGCTTGGGAAGTAGTGTTTCTGATGTAATTACCGAAAGAGACCTGAATGTACGTTTTAAAAAATTTGGAATTCCTGATAGATATGTAGATGTAGTAGGAAGTCAGGAATTTTTAAGAGCACAGTTTGGATTAAAGCCGGAACAAATTTCTGCAGACATTCTGAATTATCTGAAAGGTAAAGTTTATGAAAAAGCGAACTGA
- a CDS encoding radical SAM protein, with protein MAEDYRIDNHKLIFHPQRVAQWEQGHNNWEEAKKIYPIYLEISPVGYCNHRCVFCAKDYIGYKHRKIPYEILKNRISEMAELGVKSIMFAGEGESTLYKELPELIEQCTKVGIDTALTTNIVPFTEKTTNVYVKHCKWIKVSINAGNAETYAKIHGTSEKDFDIAINNMKLASSIKKEKNYSCTLGAQMLLLPDNFDTALELAKEVQNLGFDYLVIKPYSQHLSSVTHTYENIDYSKYVYLERKLQSFNSDDFKVIFRSHTINKLLNDQERYSRCNAVPFFWGYIMANGEVYGCSSFLENEKFCYGNINEKSFQDVWEGDKRKESYEFIRNKMNAQNCRENCRMDEINRYLWELDHPGAHVNFI; from the coding sequence ATGGCTGAGGATTATAGAATAGATAATCATAAATTAATTTTTCATCCTCAAAGAGTTGCTCAATGGGAGCAAGGTCATAATAATTGGGAAGAGGCTAAAAAGATTTATCCAATATATCTTGAGATATCTCCTGTAGGATATTGTAATCACAGGTGTGTGTTTTGTGCAAAAGATTATATTGGATATAAACACAGGAAAATTCCATATGAAATCCTAAAAAATAGAATATCTGAAATGGCTGAACTTGGCGTTAAAAGTATTATGTTTGCAGGTGAAGGAGAATCAACTTTATATAAAGAACTTCCTGAACTTATTGAGCAATGTACAAAAGTTGGAATTGATACAGCTTTAACTACCAATATAGTTCCTTTTACTGAAAAAACTACCAATGTTTATGTTAAACACTGCAAATGGATTAAAGTAAGTATAAATGCAGGAAATGCTGAAACATATGCAAAAATCCATGGTACAAGTGAGAAAGATTTTGATATAGCTATAAATAATATGAAATTAGCAAGTTCCATAAAAAAAGAAAAGAATTATTCTTGTACACTTGGAGCTCAAATGCTTTTATTGCCTGATAATTTTGATACAGCTCTTGAATTAGCAAAAGAAGTACAGAATTTAGGCTTTGATTATTTGGTTATTAAGCCATATTCTCAGCATTTATCTAGTGTTACTCATACTTATGAGAATATTGATTATTCTAAATATGTATATCTTGAAAGAAAACTTCAATCCTTTAATTCAGATGATTTCAAGGTTATTTTTAGAAGTCATACAATTAATAAGCTATTAAATGATCAGGAGAGATATTCCAGATGTAATGCTGTTCCATTTTTCTGGGGATATATTATGGCTAATGGTGAAGTTTACGGATGTAGCTCCTTCCTGGAAAATGAGAAATTCTGTTATGGTAATATAAATGAGAAAAGCTTTCAGGATGTCTGGGAAGGGGATAAAAGAAAAGAATCTTATGAATTTATTAGAAATAAAATGAATGCGCAAAATTGCAGAGAAAATTGTCGTATGGATGAGATAAATAGATATTTATGGGAATTGGATCATCCTGGTGCACATGTGAATTTTATATAA